From Bdellovibrio sp. KM01:
AAAACCAGATTCTACATTGGAAAAAATCGCTGCGATGAAACCGATCTTTAAAAAAGACGGTGTCGTTACGGCAGCGGGTGCCTCCGGTATTGTCGACGGTGCTGCTTGTTCATTGTTGATGGGTGAAAGCAAAGCGAAAGAGTTGGGCTTGAAACCTTTGGCGCGTATTGTAAGTTATGCTTCCGTCGGTTGTGAGCCAAGCATTATGGGTATTGGTCCTGCAGGTGCGGCTCGCATGGCTTTGCAAAGAGCTGGCTTAACGTTAGAGCAAATGGATTTGGTTGAAGTGAATGAAGCTTTCGCAGCTCAGTACTTGGCTGTAGAAAAAGAATTGAAACTAGATCCGGCTAAAACAAATGTAAATGGTGGTGCAATCGCAGTAGGACATCCATTGGGTGCTTCCGGAACTCGCATCATGAATCACCTGGTTTATGAACTTCACCGCAGAAATGCAAAATATGCGTTGGGTTCTGCATGCATCGGTGGCGGCCAAGGTATCGCCATCATCATCGAAAAAATCTAAAAGGTACGCCGTACCTTTTGGGGGTGCGGCGTGTAAACTGTAGCAATTTTCTCTTAGGATCATCATGGACAATGGATTGAATTTACACCAAAGAGTGGCCTTGATCGCAGGGCCGATGACAACGACTGTTTCTAGCATTGTGATGACCCTGACCAGAATGGGTGCCGATTGTGTGATCTTAGATCCAGATAAAACGGTGGCTTCGCCTTTTATCAATCAAATCAACGACGCTCGCGAGATCAGTGATAAATACGGTCGCGCAATGGCGATTCAGACGGAATTGAAAACACCGGAGCAAATCAAAGATGCTGTTGGCAAAGCCGCGACTACCTTCGGTGGTTTGGATATTTATATTGATGCCAACATGATGCAAAAACCGTCGCCGATTCGTATGGACGGTGGCATTGATTTGGTGGACGAAATGTTAGATCGTCATTTGAAGCTGCCGTTGATGCTGACTCAAGCGGTGATTGGATATCTGAAAAGCCGCAAAAAAGGCCGTATCATTTATCTTTTGAATGATTCTCCAGTCGCAAAAATCAAAGAAGATGTGATGGGGCATGGTGTGCGCTCGGGGCTGATTGATTTCGCAGGAGCTTTGGCGAAACAAACTTCTGAATTCAACGTCACAGTGAATACTCTGACAGTGGCTTTAACGGAAGAATACATCTTGGCTCATGATCCAGAATCTAAATCCATCAAAGAAGCGATGGAAAAA
This genomic window contains:
- a CDS encoding SDR family oxidoreductase; this encodes MNLHQRVALIAGPMTTTVSSIVMTLTRMGADCVILDPDKTVASPFINQINDAREISDKYGRAMAIQTELKTPEQIKDAVGKAATTFGGLDIYIDANMMQKPSPIRMDGGIDLVDEMLDRHLKLPLMLTQAVIGYLKSRKKGRIIYLLNDSPVAKIKEDVMGHGVRSGLIDFAGALAKQTSEFNVTVNTLTVALTEEYILAHDPESKSIKEAMEKMKLIDPSLKITEADKISQTVAFLVSPMGATMNGQKFSLS